A section of the Falco peregrinus isolate bFalPer1 chromosome 3, bFalPer1.pri, whole genome shotgun sequence genome encodes:
- the ENY2 gene encoding transcription and mRNA export factor ENY2 → MNKDAQMRATINQKLIETGERERLKELLRAKLIECGWKDQLKAHCKDVIKEKGLEHVTVDDLVAEITPKGRALVPDSVKKELLQRIRTFLAQHASL, encoded by the exons ATGAATAAAGACGCCCAGATGAGAGCAACCATTAACCAAAAGCTAATAGAGACAGGAGAGCGAGAACG CCTTAAAGAGTTGCTGAGAGCCAAATTAATTGAATGCGGCTGGAAAGATCAGTTGAAGGCACACTGCAAAG atgtcattaaagaaaaaggattagAGCATGTTACTGTTGATGATTTGGTGGCAGAAATCACTCCAAAAGGCAGAg CCTTGGTACCAGACAGTGTAAAGAAGGAACTCCTGCAAAGAATAAGAACCTTTCTTGCCCAGCATGCCAGTCTTTAA